Proteins from a single region of Platichthys flesus chromosome 16, fPlaFle2.1, whole genome shotgun sequence:
- the usp7 gene encoding ubiquitin carboxyl-terminal hydrolase 7 isoform X5: protein MNHHHTQQQQQKAGEQQLSEPEDMEMEAGDTDDPPRLPANPVINGNVAMPDGHNNTEDDMEDDTSWRSEATFRFVVERFSRLSESVLSPSCFVRNLPWKIMVMPRFYPDRPHQKSVGFFLQCNAESDSTSWSCHAQAMLKIINYKDDEKSFSRRISHLFFHKENDWGFSNFMSWSDVTDPERGFVDDDKVTFEVYVQADAPHGVAWDSKKHTGYVGLKNQGATCYMNSLLQTLFFTNQLRRAVYMMPTEGDDSSKSVPLALQRVFYELQHSDKPVGTKKLTKSFGWETLDSFMQHDVQELCRVLLDNVENKMKGTCVEGTIPKLFRGKMVSYIQCKHVDYRSERIEDYYDIQLSIKGKKNIFESFKDYVATEQLDGDNKYDAGEHGLQEAEKGVKFLTFPPILHLQLMRFMYDPQTDQNIKINDRFEFPDQLPLDEFLQKTDSKDPANYILHAVLVHSGDNHGGHYVVYLNPKGDGKVSVKEPIWCKFDDDVVSRCTKEEAIEHNYGGHDDDLSVRHCTNAYMLVYIRESKLSEVLSPMTDVDIPQQLVERLQEEKRVEAQKRKERQEAHLYMQVQMVTEDQFCGHQGNDMYDEEKVKYTVFKVLKSSTLQEFVQNLSQTMGFPQDQMRLWPMQARSNGTKRPAMLDYEADCNKSMIDLSDNENPWTIFLETVDPEMAASGATLPKFDKDHDVMLFLKMYDPKTRSLNYCGHIYTPISCKIRDLLPVMCERAGFQQETSLILYEEVKPNLTERIQDYDVSLDKALDELMDGDIIVFQKDDPENDSSELPTAKDYFRDLYHRVDVIFCDKTIHNDPGFVVTLSNRMNYFQVAKTVAQRLNTDPMLLQFFKSQGYRDGPGNPLRHNYEGTLRDLLQFFKPRQPKKLYYQQLKMKITDFENRRSFKSIWLNTAFREEEITLYPDKHGCVRDLLEECKKAVELSEKGSDKLRLLEIVSYKIIGVHQEDELLECLSPAASRTFRIEELPMDQVDLDKDSEMLIPVAHFHKEVFGTFGIPFLLKIRQGESFRDVMRRIQTMLDIQEKEFEKFKFAIVMMGRHQYITEDEYEVNLKDFEQPGNMSQPRPWLGLDHFNKAPKRGRYTYLEKAIKIHN, encoded by the exons ATGAACCATCAccacacgcagcagcagcagcagaaagccggcgagcagcagctcagtgagccGGAGGACATGGAGATGGAAG CTGGGGACACAGACGATCCTCCAAGACTGCCAGCCAACCCTGTGATCAATGGTAACGTGGCCATGCCAGacggacacaacaacacagaggacGACATGGAAGACG ACACTAGCTGGCGGTCAGAGGCGACTTTCCGCTTTGTGGTCGAACGTTTCAGCCGCCTGAGCGAGTCGGTGCTCAGCCCGTCCTGCTTTGTCCGGAACCTTCCATGGAAGATAATGGTGATGCCGCGCTTCTATCCAGACCGGCCACACCAGAAGAGCGTGGGCTTCTTCCTACAGTGTAACGCAGAGTCCGACTCAAC GTCGTGGTCTTGCCATGCGCAGGCCATGTTGAAGATCATCAACTACAAAGACGATGAGAAGTCTTTCAGCCGCAGGATCAGTCACCTGTTCTTCCACAAAGAGAATGACTGGGGCTTCTCCAACTTCATGTCCTGGAGT GATGTGACCGATCCAGAGAGGGGCTTCGTCGATGACGACAAAGTCACCTTTGAAGTTTACGTCCAGGCAGATGCACCACACGGAGTGGC CTGGGACTCTAAGAAACACACAGGCTATGTTGGACTGAAGAACCAGGGAGCGACTTGCTACATGAACAGCCTGCTACAGACACTCTTCTTCACCAACCAACTACGACGG GCGGTGTACATGATGCCCACAGAGGGAGACGACTCGTCCAAGAGTGTCCCCCTTGCATTGCAGAGGGTTTTCTACGAGCTGCAACACAGCGACAAACCCGTCGGCACCAAGAAACTCACCAAGTCTTTTGG ATGGGAAACACTAGATAGCTTCATGCAACATGATGTGCAGGAGCTGTGCAGAGTG CTCCTGGACAATGTGGAGAATAAAATGAAAGGAACTTGTGTTGAGGGAACCATCCCCAAGCTCTTCAGAGGAAAGATGGTG TCATATATCCAGTGTAAACATGTGGACTACCGGTCAGAGCGGATAGAGGACTACTATGACATCCAACTAAGCATTAAAGGAAAGAAGAACA TCTTTGAGTCGTTCAAAGATTATGTTGCGACCGAACAGTTAGACGGAGACAACAAATACGACGCAGGAGAGCATGGCCTGCAG GAAGCAGAAAAAGGAGTGAAGTTCCTCACTTTCCCTCCGATCCTTCATCTGCAGCTGATGAGGTTCATGTATGACCCACAGACCGACCAGAACATCAAGATCAATGACAG GTTTGAGTTTCCAGATCAGTTACCTCTGGATGAGTTCCTTCAGAAGACGGACTCTAAGGACCCGGCCAACTACATCCTGCATGCAGTGCTGGTCCACAGCGGGGACAACCATGGTGGGCACTACGTCGTCTATCTTAATCCCAAAGGAGACGGCAAAGTGAGCGTCAAGGAACCAATC tgGTGCAAGTTTGACGATGACGTGGTGTCACGATGCACCAAGGAGGAAGCCATAGAACACAACTATGGCGGACACGATGATGACCTCTCAGTGCGCCACTGCACCAACGCCTACATGTTGGTCTACATCCGAGAGTCAAAGCTCA GTGAGGTGCTCTCGCCGATGACTGACGTGGACATCCCCCAGCAGCTGGTGGAgcgtctgcaggaggagaaaagggtcGAGGCCCAGAAGAGGAAGGAGCGTCAGGAGGCCCACCTCTACATGCAGGTCCAG ATGGTGACAGAAGACCAGTTCTGTGGTCATCAGGGCAACGACATGTACGACGAGGAGAAAGTCAAGTACACCGTCTTCAAGGTCCTGAAGAGCTCCACGCTGCAGGAGTTTGTCCAGAACCTCTCCCAGACAATG GGTTTCCCACAGGACCAGATGAGGCTGTGGCCCATGCAGGCCCGGAGCAATGGAACCAAGCGACCTGCCATGCTCGACTACGAGGCCGACTGCAACAAGTCG ATGATCGACTTAAGCGACAACGAGAACCCCTGGACAATATTTCTAGAGACGGTGGATCCGGAGATGGCCGCCAGCGGGGCCACGTTACCCAAGTTTGATAAAGACC atgatgTCATGTTATTCTTGAAGATGTATGACCCCAAAACCAGAAGCTTAAATTATTGTGGACATATCTACACACCTATATCCTGCAAAATAA GAGACCTACTGCCAGTcatgtgtgagagagcaggTTTTCAGCAGGAAACAAGCCTTATCCTCTATGAG gaAGTAAAGCCCAATCTAACGGAGCGGATACAGGACTATGATGTCTCTCTTGACAAAGCCCTGGACGAGCTCATGGATGGGGACATCATTGTCTTCCAGAA GGACGACCCAGAGAACGACAGCAGCGAGCTGCCTACAGCCAAGGACTATTTCCGGGATCTGTACCACCGGGTGGACGTCATTTTCTGCGACAAGACCATCCACAACGACCCAGGCTTCGTGGTCACACTGTCCAACCGCATGAACTACTTTCAG gtgGCCAAGACGGTAGCGCAGAGGTTGAACACAGATCCAAtgctgctgcagttcttcaAGTCACAGGG GTACAGGGACGGTCCAGGGAATCCTCTCAGACACAACTATGAGGGAACGCTGCGGGACCTGCTGCAATTCTTCAAGCCTAGACAGCCCAAGAAACTCTACTACCAGCAG TTGAAGATGAAGATCACAGACTTTGAGAACAGGAGGAGTTTTAAATCCATATGGCTCAACACCGCGTTCAGAGAGGAG gagATCACCCTCTACCCTGACAAACATGGCTGCGTGCGGGACCTTTTGGAAGAATGTAAAAAAGCAGTGGAGCTCTCCGAAAAGGGCTCCGACAAGCTCAG GCTGTTAGAGATAGTAAGCTATAAAATCATCGGGGTTCACCAGGAGGACGAGCTGCTAGAATGTTTATCTCCGGCTGCCAGCCGCACCTTCAGAATAGag GAGCTTCCTATGGACCAGGTGGACTTGGACAAGGACAGTGAAATGTTAATCCCGGTCGCTCACTTCCACAAAGAGGTCTTTGGGACCTTTGGGATTCCCTTCTTGCTCAAGATCAGACAG GGCGAGTCTTTTCGGGACGTGATGAGGAGGATCCAGACCATGCTTGACATCCAGGAGAAAGAATTTGAGAAG tTCAAGTTTGCGATTGTGATGATGGGCCGGCATCAGTACATCACTGAAGACGAGTACGAGGTCAACCTGAAGGACTTTGAACAGCCAG
- the usp7 gene encoding ubiquitin carboxyl-terminal hydrolase 7 isoform X4 yields the protein MNHHHTQQQQQKAGEQQLSEPEDMEMEAGDTDDPPRLPANPVINGNVAMPDGHNNTEDDMEDDTSWRSEATFRFVVERFSRLSESVLSPSCFVRNLPWKIMVMPRFYPDRPHQKSVGFFLQCNAESDSTFGQNTEMLDADITACPRSWSCHAQAMLKIINYKDDEKSFSRRISHLFFHKENDWGFSNFMSWSDVTDPERGFVDDDKVTFEVYVQADAPHGVAWDSKKHTGYVGLKNQGATCYMNSLLQTLFFTNQLRRAVYMMPTEGDDSSKSVPLALQRVFYELQHSDKPVGTKKLTKSFGWETLDSFMQHDVQELCRVLLDNVENKMKGTCVEGTIPKLFRGKMVSYIQCKHVDYRSERIEDYYDIQLSIKGKKNIFESFKDYVATEQLDGDNKYDAGEHGLQEAEKGVKFLTFPPILHLQLMRFMYDPQTDQNIKINDRFEFPDQLPLDEFLQKTDSKDPANYILHAVLVHSGDNHGGHYVVYLNPKGDGKVSVKEPIWCKFDDDVVSRCTKEEAIEHNYGGHDDDLSVRHCTNAYMLVYIRESKLSEVLSPMTDVDIPQQLVERLQEEKRVEAQKRKERQEAHLYMQVQMVTEDQFCGHQGNDMYDEEKVKYTVFKVLKSSTLQEFVQNLSQTMGFPQDQMRLWPMQARSNGTKRPAMLDYEADCNKSMIDLSDNENPWTIFLETVDPEMAASGATLPKFDKDHDVMLFLKMYDPKTRSLNYCGHIYTPISCKIRDLLPVMCERAGFQQETSLILYEEVKPNLTERIQDYDVSLDKALDELMDGDIIVFQKDDPENDSSELPTAKDYFRDLYHRVDVIFCDKTIHNDPGFVVTLSNRMNYFQVAKTVAQRLNTDPMLLQFFKSQGYRDGPGNPLRHNYEGTLRDLLQFFKPRQPKKLYYQQLKMKITDFENRRSFKSIWLNTAFREEEITLYPDKHGCVRDLLEECKKAVELSEKGSDKLRLLEIVSYKIIGVHQEDELLECLSPAASRTFRIEELPMDQVDLDKDSEMLIPVAHFHKEVFGTFGIPFLLKIRQGESFRDVMRRIQTMLDIQEKEFEKFKFAIVMMGRHQYITEDEYEVNLKDFEQPGNMSQPRPWLGLDHFNKAPKRGRYTYLEKAIKIHN from the exons ATGAACCATCAccacacgcagcagcagcagcagaaagccggcgagcagcagctcagtgagccGGAGGACATGGAGATGGAAG CTGGGGACACAGACGATCCTCCAAGACTGCCAGCCAACCCTGTGATCAATGGTAACGTGGCCATGCCAGacggacacaacaacacagaggacGACATGGAAGACG ACACTAGCTGGCGGTCAGAGGCGACTTTCCGCTTTGTGGTCGAACGTTTCAGCCGCCTGAGCGAGTCGGTGCTCAGCCCGTCCTGCTTTGTCCGGAACCTTCCATGGAAGATAATGGTGATGCCGCGCTTCTATCCAGACCGGCCACACCAGAAGAGCGTGGGCTTCTTCCTACAGTGTAACGCAGAGTCCGACTCAAC TTTTGGCCAAAACACTGAAATGTTAGATGCAGACATCACCGCATGTCCCAG GTCGTGGTCTTGCCATGCGCAGGCCATGTTGAAGATCATCAACTACAAAGACGATGAGAAGTCTTTCAGCCGCAGGATCAGTCACCTGTTCTTCCACAAAGAGAATGACTGGGGCTTCTCCAACTTCATGTCCTGGAGT GATGTGACCGATCCAGAGAGGGGCTTCGTCGATGACGACAAAGTCACCTTTGAAGTTTACGTCCAGGCAGATGCACCACACGGAGTGGC CTGGGACTCTAAGAAACACACAGGCTATGTTGGACTGAAGAACCAGGGAGCGACTTGCTACATGAACAGCCTGCTACAGACACTCTTCTTCACCAACCAACTACGACGG GCGGTGTACATGATGCCCACAGAGGGAGACGACTCGTCCAAGAGTGTCCCCCTTGCATTGCAGAGGGTTTTCTACGAGCTGCAACACAGCGACAAACCCGTCGGCACCAAGAAACTCACCAAGTCTTTTGG ATGGGAAACACTAGATAGCTTCATGCAACATGATGTGCAGGAGCTGTGCAGAGTG CTCCTGGACAATGTGGAGAATAAAATGAAAGGAACTTGTGTTGAGGGAACCATCCCCAAGCTCTTCAGAGGAAAGATGGTG TCATATATCCAGTGTAAACATGTGGACTACCGGTCAGAGCGGATAGAGGACTACTATGACATCCAACTAAGCATTAAAGGAAAGAAGAACA TCTTTGAGTCGTTCAAAGATTATGTTGCGACCGAACAGTTAGACGGAGACAACAAATACGACGCAGGAGAGCATGGCCTGCAG GAAGCAGAAAAAGGAGTGAAGTTCCTCACTTTCCCTCCGATCCTTCATCTGCAGCTGATGAGGTTCATGTATGACCCACAGACCGACCAGAACATCAAGATCAATGACAG GTTTGAGTTTCCAGATCAGTTACCTCTGGATGAGTTCCTTCAGAAGACGGACTCTAAGGACCCGGCCAACTACATCCTGCATGCAGTGCTGGTCCACAGCGGGGACAACCATGGTGGGCACTACGTCGTCTATCTTAATCCCAAAGGAGACGGCAAAGTGAGCGTCAAGGAACCAATC tgGTGCAAGTTTGACGATGACGTGGTGTCACGATGCACCAAGGAGGAAGCCATAGAACACAACTATGGCGGACACGATGATGACCTCTCAGTGCGCCACTGCACCAACGCCTACATGTTGGTCTACATCCGAGAGTCAAAGCTCA GTGAGGTGCTCTCGCCGATGACTGACGTGGACATCCCCCAGCAGCTGGTGGAgcgtctgcaggaggagaaaagggtcGAGGCCCAGAAGAGGAAGGAGCGTCAGGAGGCCCACCTCTACATGCAGGTCCAG ATGGTGACAGAAGACCAGTTCTGTGGTCATCAGGGCAACGACATGTACGACGAGGAGAAAGTCAAGTACACCGTCTTCAAGGTCCTGAAGAGCTCCACGCTGCAGGAGTTTGTCCAGAACCTCTCCCAGACAATG GGTTTCCCACAGGACCAGATGAGGCTGTGGCCCATGCAGGCCCGGAGCAATGGAACCAAGCGACCTGCCATGCTCGACTACGAGGCCGACTGCAACAAGTCG ATGATCGACTTAAGCGACAACGAGAACCCCTGGACAATATTTCTAGAGACGGTGGATCCGGAGATGGCCGCCAGCGGGGCCACGTTACCCAAGTTTGATAAAGACC atgatgTCATGTTATTCTTGAAGATGTATGACCCCAAAACCAGAAGCTTAAATTATTGTGGACATATCTACACACCTATATCCTGCAAAATAA GAGACCTACTGCCAGTcatgtgtgagagagcaggTTTTCAGCAGGAAACAAGCCTTATCCTCTATGAG gaAGTAAAGCCCAATCTAACGGAGCGGATACAGGACTATGATGTCTCTCTTGACAAAGCCCTGGACGAGCTCATGGATGGGGACATCATTGTCTTCCAGAA GGACGACCCAGAGAACGACAGCAGCGAGCTGCCTACAGCCAAGGACTATTTCCGGGATCTGTACCACCGGGTGGACGTCATTTTCTGCGACAAGACCATCCACAACGACCCAGGCTTCGTGGTCACACTGTCCAACCGCATGAACTACTTTCAG gtgGCCAAGACGGTAGCGCAGAGGTTGAACACAGATCCAAtgctgctgcagttcttcaAGTCACAGGG GTACAGGGACGGTCCAGGGAATCCTCTCAGACACAACTATGAGGGAACGCTGCGGGACCTGCTGCAATTCTTCAAGCCTAGACAGCCCAAGAAACTCTACTACCAGCAG TTGAAGATGAAGATCACAGACTTTGAGAACAGGAGGAGTTTTAAATCCATATGGCTCAACACCGCGTTCAGAGAGGAG gagATCACCCTCTACCCTGACAAACATGGCTGCGTGCGGGACCTTTTGGAAGAATGTAAAAAAGCAGTGGAGCTCTCCGAAAAGGGCTCCGACAAGCTCAG GCTGTTAGAGATAGTAAGCTATAAAATCATCGGGGTTCACCAGGAGGACGAGCTGCTAGAATGTTTATCTCCGGCTGCCAGCCGCACCTTCAGAATAGag GAGCTTCCTATGGACCAGGTGGACTTGGACAAGGACAGTGAAATGTTAATCCCGGTCGCTCACTTCCACAAAGAGGTCTTTGGGACCTTTGGGATTCCCTTCTTGCTCAAGATCAGACAG GGCGAGTCTTTTCGGGACGTGATGAGGAGGATCCAGACCATGCTTGACATCCAGGAGAAAGAATTTGAGAAG tTCAAGTTTGCGATTGTGATGATGGGCCGGCATCAGTACATCACTGAAGACGAGTACGAGGTCAACCTGAAGGACTTTGAACAGCCAG
- the usp7 gene encoding ubiquitin carboxyl-terminal hydrolase 7 isoform X2 yields the protein MNHHHTQQQQQKAGEQQLSEPEDMEMEAGDTDDPPRLPANPVINGNVAMPDGHNNTEDDMEDDTSWRSEATFRFVVERFSRLSESVLSPSCFVRNLPWKIMVMPRFYPDRPHQKSVGFFLQCNAESDSTSWSCHAQAMLKIINYKDDEKSFSRRISHLFFHKENDWGFSNFMSWSDVTDPERGFVDDDKVTFEVYVQADAPHGVAWDSKKHTGYVGLKNQGATCYMNSLLQTLFFTNQLRRAVYMMPTEGDDSSKSVPLALQRVFYELQHSDKPVGTKKLTKSFGWETLDSFMQHDVQELCRVLLDNVENKMKGTCVEGTIPKLFRGKMVSYIQCKHVDYRSERIEDYYDIQLSIKGKKNIFESFKDYVATEQLDGDNKYDAGEHGLQEAEKGVKFLTFPPILHLQLMRFMYDPQTDQNIKINDRFEFPDQLPLDEFLQKTDSKDPANYILHAVLVHSGDNHGGHYVVYLNPKGDGKVSVKEPIWCKFDDDVVSRCTKEEAIEHNYGGHDDDLSVRHCTNAYMLVYIRESKLSEVLSPMTDVDIPQQLVERLQEEKRVEAQKRKERQEAHLYMQVQMVTEDQFCGHQGNDMYDEEKVKYTVFKVLKSSTLQEFVQNLSQTMGFPQDQMRLWPMQARSNGTKRPAMLDYEADCNKSMIDLSDNENPWTIFLETVDPEMAASGATLPKFDKDHDVMLFLKMYDPKTRSLNYCGHIYTPISCKIRDLLPVMCERAGFQQETSLILYEEVKPNLTERIQDYDVSLDKALDELMDGDIIVFQKDDPENDSSELPTAKDYFRDLYHRVDVIFCDKTIHNDPGFVVTLSNRMNYFQVAKTVAQRLNTDPMLLQFFKSQGDGPGNPLRHNYEGTLRDLLQFFKPRQPKKLYYQQLKMKITDFENRRSFKSIWLNTAFREEEITLYPDKHGCVRDLLEECKKAVELSEKGSDKLRLLEIVSYKIIGVHQEDELLECLSPAASRTFRIEELPMDQVDLDKDSEMLIPVAHFHKEVFGTFGIPFLLKIRQGESFRDVMRRIQTMLDIQEKEFEKFKFAIVMMGRHQYITEDEYEVNLKDFEQPGNMSQPRPWLGLDHFNKAPKRGRYTYLEKAIKIHN from the exons ATGAACCATCAccacacgcagcagcagcagcagaaagccggcgagcagcagctcagtgagccGGAGGACATGGAGATGGAAG CTGGGGACACAGACGATCCTCCAAGACTGCCAGCCAACCCTGTGATCAATGGTAACGTGGCCATGCCAGacggacacaacaacacagaggacGACATGGAAGACG ACACTAGCTGGCGGTCAGAGGCGACTTTCCGCTTTGTGGTCGAACGTTTCAGCCGCCTGAGCGAGTCGGTGCTCAGCCCGTCCTGCTTTGTCCGGAACCTTCCATGGAAGATAATGGTGATGCCGCGCTTCTATCCAGACCGGCCACACCAGAAGAGCGTGGGCTTCTTCCTACAGTGTAACGCAGAGTCCGACTCAAC GTCGTGGTCTTGCCATGCGCAGGCCATGTTGAAGATCATCAACTACAAAGACGATGAGAAGTCTTTCAGCCGCAGGATCAGTCACCTGTTCTTCCACAAAGAGAATGACTGGGGCTTCTCCAACTTCATGTCCTGGAGT GATGTGACCGATCCAGAGAGGGGCTTCGTCGATGACGACAAAGTCACCTTTGAAGTTTACGTCCAGGCAGATGCACCACACGGAGTGGC CTGGGACTCTAAGAAACACACAGGCTATGTTGGACTGAAGAACCAGGGAGCGACTTGCTACATGAACAGCCTGCTACAGACACTCTTCTTCACCAACCAACTACGACGG GCGGTGTACATGATGCCCACAGAGGGAGACGACTCGTCCAAGAGTGTCCCCCTTGCATTGCAGAGGGTTTTCTACGAGCTGCAACACAGCGACAAACCCGTCGGCACCAAGAAACTCACCAAGTCTTTTGG ATGGGAAACACTAGATAGCTTCATGCAACATGATGTGCAGGAGCTGTGCAGAGTG CTCCTGGACAATGTGGAGAATAAAATGAAAGGAACTTGTGTTGAGGGAACCATCCCCAAGCTCTTCAGAGGAAAGATGGTG TCATATATCCAGTGTAAACATGTGGACTACCGGTCAGAGCGGATAGAGGACTACTATGACATCCAACTAAGCATTAAAGGAAAGAAGAACA TCTTTGAGTCGTTCAAAGATTATGTTGCGACCGAACAGTTAGACGGAGACAACAAATACGACGCAGGAGAGCATGGCCTGCAG GAAGCAGAAAAAGGAGTGAAGTTCCTCACTTTCCCTCCGATCCTTCATCTGCAGCTGATGAGGTTCATGTATGACCCACAGACCGACCAGAACATCAAGATCAATGACAG GTTTGAGTTTCCAGATCAGTTACCTCTGGATGAGTTCCTTCAGAAGACGGACTCTAAGGACCCGGCCAACTACATCCTGCATGCAGTGCTGGTCCACAGCGGGGACAACCATGGTGGGCACTACGTCGTCTATCTTAATCCCAAAGGAGACGGCAAAGTGAGCGTCAAGGAACCAATC tgGTGCAAGTTTGACGATGACGTGGTGTCACGATGCACCAAGGAGGAAGCCATAGAACACAACTATGGCGGACACGATGATGACCTCTCAGTGCGCCACTGCACCAACGCCTACATGTTGGTCTACATCCGAGAGTCAAAGCTCA GTGAGGTGCTCTCGCCGATGACTGACGTGGACATCCCCCAGCAGCTGGTGGAgcgtctgcaggaggagaaaagggtcGAGGCCCAGAAGAGGAAGGAGCGTCAGGAGGCCCACCTCTACATGCAGGTCCAG ATGGTGACAGAAGACCAGTTCTGTGGTCATCAGGGCAACGACATGTACGACGAGGAGAAAGTCAAGTACACCGTCTTCAAGGTCCTGAAGAGCTCCACGCTGCAGGAGTTTGTCCAGAACCTCTCCCAGACAATG GGTTTCCCACAGGACCAGATGAGGCTGTGGCCCATGCAGGCCCGGAGCAATGGAACCAAGCGACCTGCCATGCTCGACTACGAGGCCGACTGCAACAAGTCG ATGATCGACTTAAGCGACAACGAGAACCCCTGGACAATATTTCTAGAGACGGTGGATCCGGAGATGGCCGCCAGCGGGGCCACGTTACCCAAGTTTGATAAAGACC atgatgTCATGTTATTCTTGAAGATGTATGACCCCAAAACCAGAAGCTTAAATTATTGTGGACATATCTACACACCTATATCCTGCAAAATAA GAGACCTACTGCCAGTcatgtgtgagagagcaggTTTTCAGCAGGAAACAAGCCTTATCCTCTATGAG gaAGTAAAGCCCAATCTAACGGAGCGGATACAGGACTATGATGTCTCTCTTGACAAAGCCCTGGACGAGCTCATGGATGGGGACATCATTGTCTTCCAGAA GGACGACCCAGAGAACGACAGCAGCGAGCTGCCTACAGCCAAGGACTATTTCCGGGATCTGTACCACCGGGTGGACGTCATTTTCTGCGACAAGACCATCCACAACGACCCAGGCTTCGTGGTCACACTGTCCAACCGCATGAACTACTTTCAG gtgGCCAAGACGGTAGCGCAGAGGTTGAACACAGATCCAAtgctgctgcagttcttcaAGTCACAGGG GGACGGTCCAGGGAATCCTCTCAGACACAACTATGAGGGAACGCTGCGGGACCTGCTGCAATTCTTCAAGCCTAGACAGCCCAAGAAACTCTACTACCAGCAG TTGAAGATGAAGATCACAGACTTTGAGAACAGGAGGAGTTTTAAATCCATATGGCTCAACACCGCGTTCAGAGAGGAG gagATCACCCTCTACCCTGACAAACATGGCTGCGTGCGGGACCTTTTGGAAGAATGTAAAAAAGCAGTGGAGCTCTCCGAAAAGGGCTCCGACAAGCTCAG GCTGTTAGAGATAGTAAGCTATAAAATCATCGGGGTTCACCAGGAGGACGAGCTGCTAGAATGTTTATCTCCGGCTGCCAGCCGCACCTTCAGAATAGag GAGCTTCCTATGGACCAGGTGGACTTGGACAAGGACAGTGAAATGTTAATCCCGGTCGCTCACTTCCACAAAGAGGTCTTTGGGACCTTTGGGATTCCCTTCTTGCTCAAGATCAGACAG GGCGAGTCTTTTCGGGACGTGATGAGGAGGATCCAGACCATGCTTGACATCCAGGAGAAAGAATTTGAGAAG tTCAAGTTTGCGATTGTGATGATGGGCCGGCATCAGTACATCACTGAAGACGAGTACGAGGTCAACCTGAAGGACTTTGAACAGCCAG